From one Candidatus Peregrinibacteria bacterium genomic stretch:
- a CDS encoding UDP-glucose/GDP-mannose dehydrogenase family protein, protein MTKNITIIGTGYIGLVTGVCLAELGNNVTCVDISEEKIKKLKNGESPIFEPGLPELIAKNKSRLKFTTSYAEGLEGADLIYIAVHTPSKPSGEADLKYVFAAAKEIGENLKIDAIIVNKSTVPVGTGHKVEKVIQKETDKKVSVISCPEFLREGKAIYDFFHPYRIVIGADTGHEKAVATLKDLYKDVVNSHAEYIITDLRSAEMIKYASNSILATQISFINELSHLCEKVGVDVTEVARGMKLDERIGKDAFLNAGLGFGGSCFPKDVRALIALGKQQNARLNLLEQTEKINERQIEKSFSKIKKILKEANVNFKDAKIVMLGLSFKPNTDDTRESQTFKLIDILLKNGAKEIHIIDPIVSIDEEIHREKFLPKRIRGNKKELDKLHGFTDGNIQEQIVKAATNADLIILATEWGDFTSLDFASLGALMRNKCFVDLRNIYTKNALEKHGFTLKNMGRK, encoded by the coding sequence ATGACAAAAAACATAACAATTATTGGCACCGGCTACATAGGTCTGGTTACCGGTGTTTGCCTCGCTGAGCTCGGCAACAACGTAACATGTGTCGACATAAGTGAAGAAAAAATTAAAAAATTAAAAAACGGTGAATCACCTATTTTTGAGCCAGGACTTCCGGAGCTTATTGCGAAAAACAAGAGCAGACTTAAATTCACAACTTCATATGCGGAGGGTCTGGAGGGGGCTGACCTAATATATATAGCTGTGCATACTCCATCCAAGCCAAGCGGAGAGGCTGATTTGAAATACGTATTTGCTGCGGCAAAAGAGATTGGTGAGAATCTTAAAATCGATGCAATAATTGTAAATAAAAGCACGGTGCCTGTCGGCACCGGCCACAAGGTAGAAAAAGTAATTCAAAAAGAAACAGATAAAAAAGTTTCTGTAATTTCATGTCCGGAATTCCTGAGGGAAGGTAAAGCGATTTATGATTTTTTTCACCCTTATAGGATTGTAATCGGTGCCGATACCGGCCATGAAAAAGCTGTCGCAACACTTAAAGATCTATACAAAGATGTTGTAAATTCACATGCCGAATATATCATCACTGATTTGCGAAGTGCGGAAATGATCAAGTATGCATCTAATTCTATTCTTGCCACTCAGATTTCTTTTATCAATGAGCTCTCTCATTTGTGTGAAAAAGTTGGAGTTGATGTAACTGAGGTCGCGCGTGGTATGAAGCTTGATGAAAGAATAGGGAAGGATGCGTTTTTGAACGCCGGGCTTGGTTTTGGCGGATCTTGTTTTCCAAAAGATGTCAGGGCATTGATAGCGCTCGGTAAGCAGCAAAACGCTCGACTCAATCTCCTTGAGCAAACTGAAAAAATAAATGAAAGACAGATAGAAAAATCTTTTTCAAAGATTAAAAAAATCCTAAAAGAGGCGAATGTTAACTTCAAAGATGCCAAGATTGTAATGCTAGGACTAAGTTTCAAACCTAATACTGACGACACCAGAGAATCTCAAACATTTAAATTGATAGATATTTTATTAAAAAATGGCGCAAAGGAAATACATATAATCGACCCTATCGTAAGCATAGATGAAGAAATTCATCGTGAGAAATTTTTACCAAAAAGAATACGTGGGAATAAAAAAGAATTAGATAAACTACATGGATTCACTGATGGAAATATTCAAGAACAAATCGTGAAAGCTGCAACAAATGCAGACCTTATTATCCTTGCAACCGAGTGGGGGGATTTTACCTCGCTCGACTTCGCCTCGCTCGGAGCCCTCATGCGCAATAAATGTTTTGTAGACCTACGAAACATTTATACCAAAAATGCCCTCGAGAAACATGGATTTACGCTTAAAAATATGGGTAGGAAATAG
- a CDS encoding NAD-dependent epimerase/dehydratase family protein has protein sequence MNTEKKKYLVTGGSGFLGINLIRFLMAKGHTVRSLDKEPFDYPEKDQIDHVLGDIRDPEMMDRVTEGMDIVIHCAAALPLYTPEEIYSTDIEGARIVIEMAHKHKVDRVVHISSTAVYGIPDHHPLVETDQLIGVGPYGEAKVKAEEICEEFRAKGMCISIVRPKSFIGPERLGVFALFYDWAKDGHGFPMIGSGNNRYQLLDVEDLCDAIYLCATKDKNIVNDTFNIGAKDFTTMKEDYQVVLDKAGFGKKIKGFPAAPMIWTLRILEKMKISPLYKWVYETACEDSFVSIEKAESILDWHPKYSNKDALLRNYAWYLDNLKEFEGREGVSHRVPWKQGILGLAKIFF, from the coding sequence ATGAATACTGAGAAAAAGAAATATTTGGTTACCGGAGGCTCCGGTTTTCTTGGCATCAATCTTATTCGATTTTTAATGGCAAAAGGACACACTGTCCGTTCGCTTGATAAAGAGCCTTTTGATTATCCTGAGAAAGATCAAATAGATCATGTGCTTGGTGATATTCGAGATCCTGAAATGATGGATCGCGTTACCGAGGGTATGGATATCGTGATTCATTGTGCCGCGGCACTCCCGCTTTATACTCCTGAAGAAATTTATTCGACAGATATAGAGGGTGCAAGAATAGTTATAGAGATGGCGCACAAACACAAAGTAGATCGTGTGGTTCATATCTCATCGACTGCCGTTTATGGTATCCCGGATCATCATCCTTTAGTTGAAACAGATCAACTTATTGGAGTTGGTCCATATGGTGAGGCAAAGGTAAAAGCAGAGGAAATATGTGAAGAATTTAGAGCAAAGGGCATGTGTATTTCGATAGTTCGACCGAAGTCATTTATCGGGCCGGAGAGGCTTGGAGTTTTTGCCTTATTTTATGATTGGGCAAAAGATGGTCATGGCTTCCCAATGATCGGGAGTGGGAATAATCGTTATCAGTTACTCGATGTTGAAGATTTGTGTGATGCAATTTACCTGTGTGCGACCAAAGATAAAAATATAGTAAATGATACTTTTAATATAGGTGCAAAAGATTTTACAACTATGAAAGAAGACTACCAGGTGGTCTTGGACAAAGCCGGATTCGGTAAAAAAATAAAAGGTTTCCCAGCAGCTCCAATGATTTGGACGCTTCGAATTTTGGAAAAAATGAAAATTTCCCCACTGTACAAATGGGTCTATGAAACAGCTTGTGAAGATTCATTTGTATCTATCGAAAAAGCAGAAAGCATACTTGATTGGCATCCAAAATATTCTAACAAAGATGCGCTACTTAGGAATTACGCATGGTACTTGGATAATTTAAAGGAGTTCGAAGGGAGAGAAGGGGTTTCGCACAGAGTTCCATGGAAGCAGGGGATTCTCGGTCTCGCAAAAATATTCTTCTAA
- a CDS encoding HD domain-containing protein yields METEEGKQQERNESLSPNMRVVTSPALQEDILAISPEFDGTLTQEMYDQICTQKNDKVLSNSDLYKLAADLLTYQYNLYGVEGEHPYHDIEHSSGVTALAKNVVGILKRRANPINDADAQIFILAAVAHDLGHCGRTLRQFDPETGEKLTIDDGRSNEQQAVFLADPILKKEGFSIRQRLHFQSLILATTFDERQPNAIPDEEKFPPQTHEERLMSIIDLGDGALMEDEVEFLDRTMKVLFAEKPQAKWPRNMTHWLQTMNGFWKFVEMRMKGADGEIIPEAEALFGEVFRTRKKMFAMLTSEDPSTKAEAERQFEELLSAAHAKFQPYFEKLKTAEPDAS; encoded by the coding sequence ATGGAAACTGAAGAGGGAAAACAACAAGAAAGAAATGAATCTCTCAGCCCAAACATGCGAGTTGTGACTTCACCTGCTCTGCAAGAAGATATTCTTGCAATATCACCTGAGTTTGACGGCACGCTCACACAAGAGATGTACGATCAAATATGCACTCAAAAAAATGATAAGGTGCTTTCTAATAGTGATTTATATAAGCTCGCTGCAGACTTACTCACTTATCAATACAACTTATACGGTGTCGAAGGCGAGCATCCGTATCACGACATAGAGCACTCAAGTGGTGTTACAGCGTTAGCAAAAAACGTTGTAGGTATTTTAAAACGAAGAGCAAATCCAATCAATGATGCTGATGCACAGATTTTTATACTTGCGGCGGTTGCTCATGATCTCGGGCACTGCGGACGCACACTTCGTCAATTTGATCCTGAAACCGGAGAGAAACTCACGATCGATGATGGTCGTAGCAATGAGCAACAAGCCGTTTTCCTCGCTGACCCCATATTAAAAAAAGAGGGGTTTTCTATACGACAAAGACTCCATTTCCAATCCCTGATTCTTGCAACTACTTTTGATGAGCGACAACCTAATGCAATACCCGATGAAGAAAAATTCCCTCCACAGACGCATGAAGAACGATTGATGTCGATAATTGATCTGGGGGATGGAGCTCTTATGGAAGATGAAGTAGAATTTCTAGACCGAACCATGAAGGTACTTTTTGCAGAGAAACCACAAGCGAAATGGCCGAGAAACATGACGCACTGGCTTCAAACCATGAATGGATTTTGGAAATTTGTCGAGATGCGTATGAAAGGTGCGGATGGTGAAATCATACCTGAAGCTGAAGCACTATTTGGAGAAGTATTTCGAACTCGCAAAAAGATGTTCGCCATGCTTACAAGTGAGGATCCTTCAACAAAAGCTGAAGCCGAACGTCAATTTGAAGAACTCCTTAGTGCCGCACACGCAAAATTCCAACCTTATTTTGAAAAATTAAAAACTGCCGAACCGGATGCGAGCTAA
- a CDS encoding SMR family transporter, whose protein sequence is MGYIFLITAMVLNAIANIMMKIGSGNLNYFTEYGIIQGLLKNYILIIGVFLFALNVMFYVLALSKINLSIGYPIMAIGGLSIITIVSYFFLKEAISPLQLVGLLLILVGIICLTIKF, encoded by the coding sequence ATGGGATACATATTTTTGATAACGGCGATGGTGCTCAATGCAATTGCGAACATCATGATGAAAATCGGATCAGGCAATTTAAATTACTTTACTGAATATGGAATAATTCAGGGTCTTTTAAAAAACTACATTCTTATAATTGGAGTGTTTTTATTTGCATTGAATGTGATGTTTTACGTATTGGCACTTTCAAAAATCAACCTCTCAATAGGTTATCCGATCATGGCTATCGGCGGACTTTCCATCATCACGATCGTTTCATACTTTTTCTTAAAAGAAGCCATCAGCCCCCTACAATTAGTCGGATTACTTCTGATCTTAGTTGGGATTATCTGTCTGACTATTAAGTTTTAG